The Acidobacteriota bacterium genomic interval TTCAGACTTGAACAGATAATTCGCCATCATTCAATCCTTGGAGAGGCAACAAGGCAGGGAATTAAAGCTTTAAACCTTGAACTTCTATCAAAAATTCCAGGTAACATCGCAACCGCTGTAAAAGTTCCTTCAGGAATTGATGGAGGAAAACTCGTTAAATTAATGCAGGGAAAATATTTAGCCTACATTGCAGGCGGACAGGAGCCCTATAAAGGGAAAATATTCAGAATTGCCCATTTAGGATATATGAGTGCATTTGATATTATAACTGCTCTTTCCTCACTGGAGATGACACTCGATGAACTCGGATATAAAGTTCCATTTGGAGCTTCTGTGGCAGCAGCAGAAAAAATTTTTAAGGAGAACTGGCAATGAAAAAAGTATTAATCGCAGACAAATTATCAGACTCAGCGTTAGAAGAACTCAGATCTATTAAAGATTTCCATGTTGAAGTAAAAACAGGACTGAAAGAGAATGAACTCGTTCCCATAATTCAAGAATTTGATGCTATTGTCGTCAGGTCTGCCACAAAAGTTACAAAAAATGTTCTAAATTCTGCAAAGAATCTGAAAATAGCTGTAAGAGCAGGTATTGGTCTTGACAATATTGATGTAGAAACTGCTAAAAATAAAGGAATTGCTGTTGCGAATACTCCGGAAGCCACTTCCATTTCAGTGGCAGAACTTACAATTGGATTGATGTTAGCACTTGTCAGAAAAATCTGTATTGCAGATTCTACTATGAAAGAACATAAATGGGAAAAGAAAATTCTTGAAGGAGAAGAACTTTATGGAAAAACTGCTGGAATAATTGGATTCGGACGAATAGGAAAAGAAGTAGCTAAAAGAGAAATAGCTTTTGGAATGAAAGTTCTTGCCCATGACATTATAAAACAGGAAACCGACCTTCTTGTTTCTCAGGTTTCAAGGGAAGAGCTCTTGAAAAATTCAGATTTTATTTCAGTACATCTGCCTTTGACAGAAAGCACAAAAGATATTCTCTCGTATAAAGAATTCGAGATCATGAAAAATGGGGTTTACCTGATAAATGTATCAAGGGGAGGAGTTGTAAATGAAAAAGCTCTATTCGATGCCCTTAATTCTGGAAAAGTCTCGGGAGTTGCCCTTGATGTATTTTCAGTAGAACCTCCAGAAGACTTTTCCCTTATAGACCATCCCAATGTAATTGCTACACCCCACATCGGTGCTTCAGCAAAAGAAGGGCAGGAAAGAGCGGGAATGGAAGTTATCAAAATCCTGAAAGAGTTCTTCAAAGTTTAATATTTTTTGATTCTAATTTTTAAATAGAAGAATACATAAAATGGCTATAATTAAGCCTTTTAGAGCAATAAGATATAATACTCAAAAAGTAAAATTAGAACATGTTATCACAGAACCCTATGATAGAATTACTCCAGAAATGCAAGAGGTGTATTACAGGAGAAGCCCATACAATATCGTAAGAATTATACTTGGAAAAGACATCGAAGAAAACTCCTATGAAAAAAATAAGTACAAAAGAGCAAAATATTACATTGATAAATGGTTAAAAGAGGAAATATTTATTATAGAAAAGGAAGACTCTCTTTATTTCTACGAACAGGAATTCAGGCATAACAGTGATATTAAAAAGAGAATCGGATTAATTGCAAGAGTTAAACTGGAGGATTTCTCATCTAAAAAAGTTCTTCCCCATGAAAAAACTTTTCCAAAGCCAAAAGAGGATAGATTAAATCTTATTAGAGAGACAGAATCAAATACAGAACAAATTTTTTTACTCTACATTGACTCTGAGAAAAAAATATCAAATGCTATTGAAAACTCTATTAAAAATTCTGAGGTTGGATTTGAACTATATGATGAGGATGAAATTAAACATAGACTGTGCGTACTAAAAAATAAAGAAAACATCGAAATCTTGAAAAACTTATTTGAGGATAAAGTTCTTATAATTGCCGATGGCCATCACAGGTATGAAACTTCTCTCAATTATAAAAAAGAATTGAAAATGAAAGGAATAAATGTGGAAAACACAGGATTTGATTATATCATGATGACATTATTTGATATTGATGATCCTGGATTAGTTATTCTCCCAACTTACAGACTTGTGAAAGGATTTGATTTAATCAATGAGCCAAAATTCAAGGGATTGCTCTCAAAATATTTTAATCTTGAAGAAATTAAATCTGAAAATCCGCTCGATATAAATCTCTTAAATAAAATAAATGATGTTTTGAGAAGGGAAAGAATTAAACACATTTTTTGCTCCTATTTCAATGAATTTAAAAAATTCATCATCTTCAAATTGAATGAACTATCTGAGTGGGAGAAAGAAATGGATCCTTTTAAGTCTCCTGAATGGAAAAAACTCGATATATCAATTCTTCATTCTTTGGTGATAGAAAAAATGAACGAATTTTCTTCTGAAGGTTTTTCTATTGAAAAAAACGTTAATTATATAAGAAATAGAGAAGAAGGGATTAAGAAAGTCATAAACAAAGAATATCAGGGCATTTTTTTATTAAATCCTGTTTCTCTTGAAGAAATAAAAAAGGTTGTCGAAAATGGTGAAATAATGCCAGAAAAATCCACTGACTTTTATCCAAAACTAAAATCAGGAATATTAATCAATTGTTTATTTATTAATAAAAACATTGTTGAAAAATCTTAATACTCTCGATATATCACTAAGGGAATAGTTGCCCTCTTTTGAAGAACCCCGCCATTCCTGAATCAAGTTCAGGACATGAAATGGCGGGGATTCTTCGACGGCAAGGTATTTTTTCATTAATATTGCTCGCCTTAACCCGCCCCTGAAGGGACGGGATTGCGGCGAGCCTTCCGTTCAAAAATATAAATTTTTTGTAGGTTATCTAAAAAGATTGTATAATTATAGCTCGAGGCGAAGATAATGATTTATCTTGATAATAATGCAACAACACCAATCGATCCGAGAATTCTACAAAAAATCCATGAAACTGAAAATGAGTACTTTGGAAATCCTTCCTCACTCTATCCCATTGGAAGGAAGGCTAAAGATAGAATTGAAGAAGCAAGAGAAATTATTGCAAAATACATAAATGCCAAAAAGGAAGAAATATTCTTTACTTCTTCAGGAACAGAATCAGATAACTGGGCGATAAGAGGAATACTCGATGTAAGCCCGGATAAAAATGAAATTATTGTATCTTCCATAGAGCACCCTGCTATTATAAACACGTGTAAATATTTAGAAAAAAAAGGAATAAAAGTTTTCTATGTCCCTGTAGATCACGAAGGGATTGTGGATTTAGATTTTATAAAAGATAAAATCTCAGAAAGGACAGCTTTAATTTCGATAATGCATGCAAATAATGAAATAGGAAGTATCCAGCCAATAGAAGAGATAGGAAAAATTGCTTCGGAAAGGAAAGTTGTTTTTCATTCAGATTGTGTTCAATCTCTGGGCAAAATTGAAATTGACGTTGAGAAACTGAAGGTTGATCTTCTATCGATCTCCGCTCATAAATTATATGGTCCAAAGGGCGTGGGAGCTTTATACATAAAAAAAGGAGTAAATATACTTCCGTTAATGTTAGGAGGACATCAGGAAAAAGGGAGAAGGGCTGGAACAGAAAATGTACTCGGAATTATAGGATTTGGTGAGGCTGTAAAAATTCTCCATTTAGAAAGCCAGGAAGAAAGAAAAAGAAT includes:
- a CDS encoding hydroxyacid dehydrogenase, with translation MKKVLIADKLSDSALEELRSIKDFHVEVKTGLKENELVPIIQEFDAIVVRSATKVTKNVLNSAKNLKIAVRAGIGLDNIDVETAKNKGIAVANTPEATSISVAELTIGLMLALVRKICIADSTMKEHKWEKKILEGEELYGKTAGIIGFGRIGKEVAKREIAFGMKVLAHDIIKQETDLLVSQVSREELLKNSDFISVHLPLTESTKDILSYKEFEIMKNGVYLINVSRGGVVNEKALFDALNSGKVSGVALDVFSVEPPEDFSLIDHPNVIATPHIGASAKEGQERAGMEVIKILKEFFKV
- a CDS encoding cysteine desulfurase family protein encodes the protein MIYLDNNATTPIDPRILQKIHETENEYFGNPSSLYPIGRKAKDRIEEAREIIAKYINAKKEEIFFTSSGTESDNWAIRGILDVSPDKNEIIVSSIEHPAIINTCKYLEKKGIKVFYVPVDHEGIVDLDFIKDKISERTALISIMHANNEIGSIQPIEEIGKIASERKVVFHSDCVQSLGKIEIDVEKLKVDLLSISAHKLYGPKGVGALYIKKGVNILPLMLGGHQEKGRRAGTENVLGIIGFGEAVKILHLESQEERKRIKTLSEMLKKGIESKISDVKFNGHPEKRIPSTLNFCFSGIDGEALVMALSSKDIYVSTGSACTEGEESPSHVLLSIGLSPEEANSSVRFSIGRFNKEEEISKVLDEVSFIVEKLRELKNTDNY
- a CDS encoding DUF1015 domain-containing protein → MAIIKPFRAIRYNTQKVKLEHVITEPYDRITPEMQEVYYRRSPYNIVRIILGKDIEENSYEKNKYKRAKYYIDKWLKEEIFIIEKEDSLYFYEQEFRHNSDIKKRIGLIARVKLEDFSSKKVLPHEKTFPKPKEDRLNLIRETESNTEQIFLLYIDSEKKISNAIENSIKNSEVGFELYDEDEIKHRLCVLKNKENIEILKNLFEDKVLIIADGHHRYETSLNYKKELKMKGINVENTGFDYIMMTLFDIDDPGLVILPTYRLVKGFDLINEPKFKGLLSKYFNLEEIKSENPLDINLLNKINDVLRRERIKHIFCSYFNEFKKFIIFKLNELSEWEKEMDPFKSPEWKKLDISILHSLVIEKMNEFSSEGFSIEKNVNYIRNREEGIKKVINKEYQGIFLLNPVSLEEIKKVVENGEIMPEKSTDFYPKLKSGILINCLFINKNIVEKS